In one window of Archocentrus centrarchus isolate MPI-CPG fArcCen1 chromosome 11, fArcCen1, whole genome shotgun sequence DNA:
- the LOC115788095 gene encoding tissue alpha-L-fucosidase, whose amino-acid sequence MLAVSLLIVAVVSQTAARYTPDWTSLDARPLPSWYDEAKLGIFIHWGVFSVPGFNSEWFWWHWQGQQPPDQKCVNYMSQNYPPGFSYPEFAPQFHAQFFNPEEWADIFKASGAKYVVLTAKHHEGFTNWESPNSWNWNSVDTGPHRDLVGDLGEAVRNRSLHYGLYNSLYEWFHPLYLIDKKNGFKTQEFVLNKLLPELYNMVVRYQPEVIWSDGDWEAPDTYWNSTQFLAWLYNDSPVKDTIVTNDRWGAGCACKHGGYYNCEDKYTPGQLPKHKWEKCTSVDTLSWGHRRNMKMNEVMPLAAIIEDLVRTVALGGNYLLNVGPTADGMIPPVFEERLRGVGDWLELNGEAIYSSKPWRVQTENTTIPVWYTSKGLIVYAIMTAKPPMSTVKLLEPKTSAITQVFLVGNPTPLSWAPVNPGGGLVVLLPELPYTPAQVWTLKLDLVQ is encoded by the exons ATGCTCGCCGTGTCTCTTCTTATCGTTGCTGTTGTTTCTCAAACGGCGGCTCGGTACACCCCGGACTGGACGAGCCTGGACGCCAGGCCGCTGCCTTCATGGTACGACGAAGCCAAGCTGGGGATTTTTATCCACTGGGGCGTGTTTTCTGTGCCCGGCTTCAACAGCGAGTGGTTCTGGTGGCACTGGCAGGGCCAGCAGCCTCCGGACCAGAAATGTGTTAACTACATGTCGCAAAACTATCCTCCCGGGTTCAGCTACCCGGAGTTTGCTCCTCAGTTTCACGCTCAGTTCTTCAACCCAGAAGAGTGGGCGGATATTTTCAAAGCTTCTGGTGCAAA GTATGTCGTCCTGACTGCCAAACACCACGAAGGATTTACTAACTGGGAATCTCCAAACTCCTGGAACTGGAATTCTGTTGATACTGGTCCTCACAGGGACCTGGTGGGAGACCTGGGAGAGGCAGTGCGCAACAG GTCATTGCACTATGGTCTCTACAATTCCTTGTATGAGTGGTTCCACCCTCTCTATCTTATTGACAAGAAGAATGGGTTCAAAACGCAAGAGTTTGTGCTGAATAAACTTCTTCCAGAGCTGTATAACATGGTTGTAAG GTACCAGCCTGAAGTGATCTGGTCTGATGGGGACTGGGAAGCACCTGACACCTACTGGAACTCCACCCAATTCCTGGCCTGGCTCTACAATGACAGCCCTGTTAAA GATACTATCGTGACTAATGACCGATGGGGAGCTGGCTGTGCCTGTAAACATGGTGGCTACTACAACTGCGAGGACAAGTACACTCCAGGCCAGCTGCCCAAACACAAGTGGGAAAAATGCACATCTGTGGATACTCTTTCCTGGGGTCATCGACGAAATATGAAGATGAACGAAGTTATGCCACTGGCCGCCATTATTGAG GATCTGGTCCGCACTGTCGCTCTTGGGGGTAACTACCTTCTGAATGTTGGTCCCACAGCCGACGGGATGATCCCCCCTGTGTTTGAAGAGAGGCTAAGAGGTGTTGGAGACTGGCTAGAGCTCAACGGGGAGGCCATCTACTCTTCCAAGCCCTGGAGGGTGCAGACAGAAAACACCACTATACCAGTCTG GTATACATCTAAGGGGCTTATAGTCTATGCCATCATGACAGCCAAACCCCCGATGTCCACAGTGAAACTGTTGGAACCCAAAACTTCAGCCATCACGCAG GTGTTCTTGGTGGGGAATCCTACACCCTTATCCTGGGCCCCAGTCAACCCCGGCGGTGGCCTTGTTGTCCTTTTGCCTGAGCTGCCTTATACTCCTGCTCAGGTGTGGACACTTAAACTGGACCTTGTCCAGTAA